A single bacterium DNA region contains:
- a CDS encoding DUF885 domain-containing protein yields the protein MSRLRFSLALLALVALTACGGGEGAADARFANLARAHLDRMLELHPEWATNLGDHRFDHLVTDFTREGFATRRDFYRNTLEELDSIDPADLSPANRVDWLTLRDACDSAVFEITELKEHRWNPTVYNPGDGLYNLLARDFAPLEQRLRALKARLEALPATLEAAQVNLDNPPRVMTETAIRQNPGVINLVMDGLQEHLKDAPAELQDEFKPVRARAIAALDAYGQWLEKDLLPRSNGDFRLGRKLWEKKLRYSLSSDLDPAEILARAERDLAATRAEMVEVALPLYRDYFGGHVDDTTPGQDALIRRVLARLAEDRPTNETIVPEAREGLARITEFVRKKKLVTVPDEPVEIIVMPEHQRGFAIGYCDSPGPLEKNGTTFYAISPTPKDWPAERAETFYREYNDYMLQDLTIHEAMPGHYLQIAHANRYEAATPLRAVYSSGTFVEGWATYAEQLMVEAGYGGPEVHLQQLKMRLRLIINAIIDQRIHCDGMTEGEAMEMMMVDGFQEEGEAAGKWVRASLSSTQLSTYYVGNLEINGIRAAYEKKHGKEIDLKAFHDELLSFGSPAPKYARELMGLD from the coding sequence ATGTCCCGCTTGCGCTTCTCCCTCGCCCTGCTCGCCCTCGTGGCCCTGACCGCCTGCGGCGGCGGCGAAGGCGCCGCCGATGCGCGCTTCGCCAACCTGGCCCGTGCCCACCTCGACCGCATGCTCGAGCTGCATCCCGAGTGGGCCACCAACCTGGGCGACCACCGCTTCGACCACCTGGTCACCGACTTCACCCGCGAGGGTTTCGCGACGCGCCGCGACTTCTACCGCAACACCCTCGAAGAGCTCGACTCCATCGATCCGGCCGACCTCTCGCCGGCCAATCGCGTCGACTGGCTCACCCTGCGCGACGCCTGTGATTCGGCGGTGTTCGAGATCACCGAGCTGAAGGAGCACCGCTGGAACCCGACGGTGTACAACCCCGGCGACGGCCTCTACAACCTGCTGGCCCGCGACTTCGCCCCCCTCGAGCAGCGCCTGCGTGCGCTGAAGGCCCGCCTCGAGGCCCTGCCCGCCACACTCGAGGCGGCCCAGGTCAACCTCGACAACCCGCCCCGCGTCATGACCGAGACCGCCATCCGGCAGAACCCCGGCGTCATCAACCTGGTCATGGACGGCCTGCAGGAGCACCTGAAGGACGCCCCCGCCGAGTTGCAGGACGAGTTCAAGCCCGTGCGCGCCCGCGCCATCGCCGCCCTCGACGCGTACGGCCAGTGGCTCGAGAAGGACCTCCTGCCCCGCTCCAACGGCGACTTCCGCCTCGGCCGCAAGCTGTGGGAGAAGAAGCTGCGCTACTCGCTGAGCAGCGACCTCGACCCGGCCGAGATCCTCGCCCGCGCCGAGCGCGACCTGGCCGCCACCCGCGCCGAGATGGTCGAGGTGGCCCTGCCGCTCTACCGCGACTACTTCGGCGGCCACGTCGACGACACCACGCCGGGCCAGGACGCCCTGATCCGCCGCGTGCTCGCCCGCCTGGCCGAGGACCGGCCCACCAACGAGACCATCGTGCCCGAGGCCCGCGAGGGGCTCGCGCGCATCACCGAGTTCGTGCGCAAGAAGAAGCTCGTCACCGTGCCCGACGAGCCGGTCGAGATCATCGTCATGCCCGAGCACCAGCGCGGCTTCGCCATCGGCTACTGCGATTCGCCGGGCCCCCTCGAAAAGAACGGCACCACGTTCTACGCCATCAGCCCCACGCCGAAGGACTGGCCGGCCGAGCGCGCCGAGACCTTCTACCGCGAGTACAACGATTATATGCTGCAGGACCTCACCATCCACGAGGCCATGCCCGGCCACTACCTGCAGATCGCCCACGCCAACCGGTACGAGGCCGCCACCCCGCTGCGCGCCGTGTACTCGAGCGGCACCTTCGTCGAGGGCTGGGCCACCTACGCCGAACAGCTCATGGTCGAGGCCGGCTACGGCGGTCCCGAAGTGCACCTGCAGCAGCTCAAGATGCGCCTGCGCCTGATCATCAACGCCATCATCGACCAGCGCATCCACTGCGACGGCATGACCGAGGGCGAGGCCATGGAGATGATGATGGTCGACGGCTTCCAGGAGGAGGGCGAGGCCGCCGGCAAGTGGGTGCGGGCGAGCCTGAGCAGCACCCAACTCTCGACCTACTACGTGGGGAACCTGGAGATCAACGGGATCCGCGCCGCGTACGAGAAGAAGCACGGCAAGGAGATCGACCTGAAGGCGTTCCACGACGAGCTGCTGTCATTCGGGTCGCCGGCGCCGAAGTACGCGCGGGAGTTGATGGGGTTGGATTGA